In Jaculus jaculus isolate mJacJac1 unplaced genomic scaffold, mJacJac1.mat.Y.cur u25, whole genome shotgun sequence, the genomic window taaggcccttgactacaaagccaaaggacccaggttctactccccaggacccatttaagccagatccacaaggtggcacatgcatctgggattaatttgcagcagctggaggccctggtgcacccattctatccctctctctataatcataatcatcatcatcatcatcatctattttcctctctctctcctataaataaaataaaacaaagtttaaaaaaaggaaagggttAAGCAATGCAGGTGTACTAGGGACCTATTCTTGGTCACACTTCTATAACACTAGAACATTCACAAACCAGTCCCAGATAGTTGAATCCTTGACAGACAAATGACATCTGTTTAGCAACTGATAGCAAAATTTATACTGCTTAAAATGATACACAAGTAATTGATTCCTATGTTTATAAACTTTTAAATGAGGACACCAAAAGTCATTTAATGAAAGGTTTTATAAATACCAAAGTTTTCATGATCTGCAATCCACTAAACTGCAAATGTGTTAAATAATATCATtgtaacaaaaaattaattttcaaatgtaGTAGTTTGCCAATGGCATCATTTTTTTTATCCTCTTACATAATGGAAATGAGCCTTCAATGGTCTGCACAATCTTAGCTTTAGTTATACATCCTCAAGTTTTTAAGGCTATTCCAAACACTTCCATAACCTTAATGTATATTGAAACAAGGTTAATGTACAGACTTTACTTCTTCCAAAGGGTAATATACTTCTATCTCTTACTTATACCCCCACTGTATATCTGAATAGTCTGAGCACTTGACTGCAACCGTTTTAGTCAGGCCCAAAGACATTTGCTCTATTCAGCAATATTCTACAACAGATTTTCATTGAAAAACCTGAAAAATGAATCAGATACATTGCACATGATCAAGACTGATAGGAGCACAATGCATGGTAAATTAGcaggggttgttttttttttctaaatctttttaTTACGAATCTGAGTAAGATGGGAGAAAATGATTATTCTTGGTATTGCTACCTAACtacaaaggcatatgccactttgtgaaactggctttCAGTAGGtgctgggtaatggaacctggcCTGAAGTCTGTGCAAAAACGCTAGTAATATTATTAGAGAACAAATAACACTTGTACACATAAACAAACAGCTTAccattttttagtatttattggTTACTATAGTGTAAGAGTTTCTTTGAGATATGTATCAAATCAATACATatgagttaaaatttaaaaatcaattggaTGAACCATATGTTGTTTTCTTAGTCCTCTGAAGAGAGTTTCTACTTGGTCTTAATATAATGATGTAGCACTTGTGAAAAAAGATGCAACCTAGCACCCCTGCACTAGAGACCAAGATAGAGAagacctccaccatcaccatggCCTTCCCCTTGGTGCTAtggtagacagggaggaaggtgagccacacactgcagaacaccagcatgctgaaggtcaggaACTTGGCTTCATTGAATGTGTCAGGCAGGTTTCTGGCCAGGAAAGCCACAGTGAAGCTCCCTACAGCCAGAGATCCGAGGTATCCCAGGACACAGTAGAAGGCAGTGACTGAGCCTTTATTACACACAATGATGATGTGACCATGTTCTGAGTGTGCATCAGTGTCCACAAAGGGAGGGGATGTTCCCAGCCAGATTCCACAGAGAACAAGTTGGATCAAAGTACAGATGGGAATGATGAAGTTAGGTGCTCCTGATACCAGCAGCTCCCTCATCTTTCGTCCTGGAGCAGTGACCTtgaaggccagaaccacagtaATTGTTTTGGCCAAGACAGTGGACACAGCCACAGTGAACAGAACTGCAAATGTGACCTGCTGCAGGATGCACTTGGCGGTGTTGGGATATCCAATGAAGAGCAatgaacagagaaaacaaaacatgagagaaatgagcaggatgtagctgtttgtgcgattattggccttcacaatCGGTGTGTCCTGGTGCTTCACAAAAACCCCAAGAACAAGAGCAGTGAGTGCAGAGAAGCACAGGGCCAAGCAAGCCAGAGCCATCCCCAAGGGGTCTTCATAGGACAGAAATGTCAcagttttttggagacagtgagTTTGTTGTTTGTTGGCGTACTGGTTTATTGGGCACTTCACACATTGATCCATATCTGGCAGACAAAGCAAAGTATCGTCAGGATAGTGGCAATATTTCCTTCTTCAAATTACACTCCAAGCACACGTTTTAGAGGTCAATCATGTTTGTATTGCTTGTTCCTACTGGGAACAATCAGGGTAGCTTGCTCTATAGCCATGATTCCCAGTTAATACAGACCATCTCATTAATTATACAGTATCTCATACTGAATATTTCAACCAAAGTAGATTTTTCCATCTATACCTCTAATGTTACTTTTCTTAATCATGTTTTCTAAATTTCTGTTCACACAATTGTACTAATTGTGTAGGCATGTCATAgttattctatattttattattttaattctcttttaTGATGTTATGCAGTGGATGCACATCAAAAAAGTTCTcagtcatatttctttttttattaacttcatcTATCAACACTCCACCCCTCCCACACACTTTGGTTTCTGGGACACTGGAAACATGCTCTGGGTATGAGGACATGTAGCAGGCTCTAAGATGAAAATATGGAGGTATTAACATTTACATTATTATTTAAATCCCTTTGCTCATATTTCTTGCAGAATTTAGGTACAACTCTAACATGATACCTCCATATGTTGTTTTCCCTTCTCACCTGTCAAATAGAGGGTAACACAAAATTACAGCCATTCATCCATTCAATGTTCAAACTCTTAGTCTTCATACTCCAGAAAGATacatttattattactttttatttctcaACATCTCCCATTACCTCCTTAAATATACATGTTAAACAATACTTGTGACATTTTCTTTtggtgggtttttatttatttatttatttttttttttggttttatgaggtagggtctcactttagctcaggctgaactggaattctctatgtaggctcagagtggcctcgaactcacagtgatcctcctatctctgcctcccgagtgctgggattaaaggtgtgcgccaccacacccggctgacttGTGACATTTTAATTAGAATATATAGGTTTCTTGAAACAGGATTTTAATGTTTGGATATGCTATTGTCTGTTGTCTTATAATTAACTTCTCTTTCTCAATTATTTTGTATGTACTCACTAGATGCTATTCTAACACTGACAGTATTTGGAAAATTGCATATTTCTAAAGCTAAAGTAATGACATCTATGGGCATTTCTTTTCTGTCAGTAACCTACTGGGTAATGGGAAAATAAGTGTGTGAAAGCTTCCTTCTTGTAATCTTCAATGTATGTAGACTCAAAGCAGATTATATGTATGAGAAGAAAGTATCAGGTGTCATAATCCTTGAAAGGGATAACATCTTCCTGGATTATTAGATTTCAAAGAGCTTCTTTTTTATTGTGGGGGAATTAACAATACAGTGGATCTAGGTAATAAAAATGAGGTTTGTGGAGGAAAGTGAGTGCTATTTTTATGGTCAGAAGTATTTATCatgttttaaaagtaattatattAAGCAAGAAAGAGATATTATCTGTCTCTTCAGCTCCCCTCCAGACTGAAACTAGTCCCCATAATAACTGGAGAATTTCTACCTGAGACATCAACTTACCCGTTTTGTTAGAAATCTCATTTTCTGGGCAAGGAGAACAATCAAAACAGCAGGCTGCCTTTCCCTCCTGTCTGAACTTCCTGGATCCAGGCCTGCAATtctcactgcacacagaggaggggatctgagggggaaaaaaaaaaaaaaaagaaacaataaccaAAACCCCAGAGAAATGTATAACAGGTAGGATTTCATTCACAAATATATGCTAAAACAATGCATTATTAATGAACTTATATTCCCCACATactgtgggttcctgtgtcctttGGGGCCTGGCTATGCTTCCCTGAAGGAGCTCAGGGCCAGGGTGGGTGAGCACGCAAAAGTAAAAGACTTACTGGAGGAATTTTCGCATGAACAGctctctctgtttattgtcagggaaatgggtttataagcatctgagggtggggggaggaccctaaggggactGGTGGTTTTAAAtgttgctagcctatgcctaggaactatctttccagcatgtaggcaatggtgggGAGTGTTGGaggttgtgggggtggggaggaagtggTGGATCAGGTGATATATGGTCTCAGGACTGAGTGAAGGCTGccagctgataaggagtttcctaggcaccTGTCCAAAGGTCACAGGGGTATGGTCAATGCcacctaaattcaggtgtgcagggattggggagggagtggcctcctgcagCCCTGTAGCCCTAGGGTCCTTAGCAgggcctggcagctcaggcccctctcctgaagactTCAGTCTGTGTCTGGAAGTGTCTGACAACATACAATATAATTTAAGGACCACACTCCATTTAGTACACTGAAAGTTGTCTTATGTATGGAGAGTTTGATAAAGTATTCTgttgtttccaaatatttttcataagaCAGAAAGAAACTCTAGGACACTGGAAAAAGGATCCTATAAAACATGTTGCACTTCACCAAACACTGAAGGGCACACATGGCCCCACATGATTTTGCATCTTGCGTCTATGGTAAAGCATCACAGTGAGTACAACATACCTGCCTGCTCCCTGTTGCCCACTCTCGTGTCTCATCAAACAAATACAATTGCTGACCAAGGGGCAGATGTGGAGAAAACTGTCCTATTTTCACCTTTATTCCAAGACCTTGTGGAAAATTCCAAATGTGGAGAATATCATACTCTGCATCAAATTTTGATTTCTCATTAACAGTCACTAGGTCTCCAACAGGATTCAAAAATTGCAAGGTCTTCAGGGAGCTGTAAAGCTAAAAGAGACGTATATTGAAATTAAGTttgtacacacatataaacataataTGTGTTGTGGGTTAGACCTTGATTTTTTTCAGTTCATTCCTTCAGCAGGAAACTATTGCATGTTCCCAATAgtgtgaaataaatgaaattctacAGATAAATTAATTACTATATTTTTATAAGTTTCTTTTTGGAGAAACTGCTAAAATGACCACCAAATGTTATATAAAGCTAGTGATATAagctttttaaattacttttgtactcagtgaatacattcaagttggtaccattgttagcctccttcctctcttccccctctgctcttagttggggaatatgggctGTGCGTTGTGGcgtcagccatcagttatgggtaggaggcaatgtaaGATTCTAAACccattatatttatgaaaatcaAGTAACTTTCAGTACTTACAGTGAGACAGAATTACTTTAACAATTTATATGTACTGTCAATCAAACTGATCAGGATACTTTGGCATGGGAAAAGTAAGATAGCGTCTAGATATGCAAGCACTTCATGATAATATATATGGGATTACATATCAAACATAATATTTGGAATGGTATCAGGATCATCTGTCACATTAAACATAGGCCACTCAAAACTGAGATCATTAATTTCACTGtcttctttttcatatattcACACATTGATGGTTTATCACGGTTGTCTACTTGACACAAGTAAGAATTGCCATGGACACAAATTTCTGGACATATCTCTGAGGAATTTCTGTTAGGGACTTTAACTGGGACAACTCACAATGAACACATATGGCCCTATTCCATAGGCCAAGGGTctataatcacagaaagatatatatatatatatatatatcatcactTTCTGCGTACAGACCGTGTATTGCCATGGACacagtaatttttgttgttgtttatgctCCTGCTTCCATATTGTCACCATCATGATGGGCTCTACTCTTGAAATGTGAACTAGAATGAAAGCATTCttactcaatttcttctgtcaggtattttcccCCCAAACGTAATTAGTAATCTCATATCTAGATTCACTTAGTAGGAAATGAAACAATATAGAAATATTCATAATTGAGAAAAGAACTCCACAGCACCAGGGTTTCAAAATGTGTGCATCAACTTAGAAGGGAACACTGATGACAATACATACCTTTGGGCAGTCAACTAGGTGTTGAGGTTTTGTTGCCTGAATATCTACGtgttgaaaaaagaaattatggtgGGCATATGCCAAAGCATACACAGCATTGTAAAGATTATAAGTCTCATCATTCATGGCCATGTCAAATCCTTGACCTGCATACCACTCTAAAGAGGTGTTGGGTGAAGACTTATTCTGTGTTCTACATTTAGATTCAATATTGGAACAATTAAAGTGCATCCATTCTGACTTCAACAGAGAAAGATCTATTGGATATTTTGAAGTGTTCATTGTCTgaatatttttcttgaaattgGGAATCTCCTGATGGTGGTTAGAAAAAATGAAAGTCCCATGAAATGAGTCAAAACTAATGTCTCTGCTTGTATGTTTGGTGACAACATCCCACTGTGAAGTGGTGACCCAGACCCTCTGGATGCCTAAATAGGCCCATCTTCTGAAGCTCACTTCTACTGTGGAATTCATTTCACCATAAATCATCACAACATTTGCCAATGACGTCACGATTTGGATATAATATGTCTCAGCCCTTGTATTGTATAACTCCATGTTTAATGGTATCTCATTCACAAAGGCTAAACAGACTTCACTTCCTTGCATCTTTTCTCTCAAGTCTGAGAGAAATTGAAGACCTTGGTCATCATCAGAGATGACCAGCCCCACCCAGGTCCAGTTGAAA contains:
- the LOC101605507 gene encoding vomeronasal type-2 receptor 116-like isoform X2, with translation MVSLLLHFNWTWVGLVISDDDQGLQFLSDLREKMQGSEVCLAFVNEIPLNMELYNTRAETYYIQIVTSLANVVMIYGEMNSTVEVSFRRWAYLGIQRVWVTTSQWDVVTKHTSRDISFDSFHGTFIFSNHHQEIPNFKKNIQTMNTSKYPIDLSLLKSEWMHFNCSNIESKCRTQNKSSPNTSLEWYAGQGFDMAMNDETYNLYNAVYALAYAHHNFFFQHVDIQATKPQHLVDCPKLYSSLKTLQFLNPVGDLVTVNEKSKFDAEYDILHIWNFPQGLGIKVKIGQFSPHLPLGQQLYLFDETREWATGSRQIPSSVCSENCRPGSRKFRQEGKAACCFDCSPCPENEISNKTDMDQCVKCPINQYANKQQTHCLQKTVTFLSYEDPLGMALACLALCFSALTALVLGVFVKHQDTPIVKANNRTNSYILLISLMFCFLCSLLFIGYPNTAKCILQQVTFAVLFTVAVSTVLAKTITVVLAFKVTAPGRKMRELLVSGAPNFIIPICTLIQLVLCGIWLGTSPPFVDTDAHSEHGHIIIVCNKGSVTAFYCVLGYLGSLAVGSFTVAFLARNLPDTFNEAKFLTFSMLVFCSVWLTFLPVYHSTKGKAMVMVEVFSILVSSAGVLGCIFFHKCYIIILRPSRNSLQRTKKTTYGSSN
- the LOC101605507 gene encoding vomeronasal type-2 receptor 116-like isoform X1 gives rise to the protein MEEQVENIFYDIAFDFSLPVKKYQYILTLIFATEEINSNPNLLPNMSVGFEFLESKCDDSLEILPYLTRIAKIHYWVPNYRCRKHACYVRLTGPTWAASIKLTLLSNFPEIHYGPFHPILSDHYQYPHLYQIAPKDTRLAFAMVSLLLHFNWTWVGLVISDDDQGLQFLSDLREKMQGSEVCLAFVNEIPLNMELYNTRAETYYIQIVTSLANVVMIYGEMNSTVEVSFRRWAYLGIQRVWVTTSQWDVVTKHTSRDISFDSFHGTFIFSNHHQEIPNFKKNIQTMNTSKYPIDLSLLKSEWMHFNCSNIESKCRTQNKSSPNTSLEWYAGQGFDMAMNDETYNLYNAVYALAYAHHNFFFQHVDIQATKPQHLVDCPKLYSSLKTLQFLNPVGDLVTVNEKSKFDAEYDILHIWNFPQGLGIKVKIGQFSPHLPLGQQLYLFDETREWATGSRQIPSSVCSENCRPGSRKFRQEGKAACCFDCSPCPENEISNKTDMDQCVKCPINQYANKQQTHCLQKTVTFLSYEDPLGMALACLALCFSALTALVLGVFVKHQDTPIVKANNRTNSYILLISLMFCFLCSLLFIGYPNTAKCILQQVTFAVLFTVAVSTVLAKTITVVLAFKVTAPGRKMRELLVSGAPNFIIPICTLIQLVLCGIWLGTSPPFVDTDAHSEHGHIIIVCNKGSVTAFYCVLGYLGSLAVGSFTVAFLARNLPDTFNEAKFLTFSMLVFCSVWLTFLPVYHSTKGKAMVMVEVFSILVSSAGVLGCIFFHKCYIIILRPSRNSLQRTKKTTYGSSN